The genomic stretch TGGTTGGCAAATAAATAGTTATGCTTTAAATGAAAAGCAATTTCAACAAAAACTTGATACTTTGAATAAACATAATCAAATCTGTTCGTTCTGGTTAAGCGGGGAATTGGTAGGTGCATATATTATTCAAGAAAACTATATTACAGATTTAGTTGTAAGACCAAGATACCAAAATCATGGCTACGGAACATACATATTAGCACATTGCATTAGAACTATGAGTTCAAACAAATCCATGGATAAGATAAGACTTCGAATAGCAAAATCAAATTCTGGTGCAAAAAAATTATATGAAAGAAATGGTTTTGCTGAGATTGCTTCTTTTGCAGAACATACTTACGTGTGCTGATGAAGTTGTACTCCGCCCTCAACATTAGGTTATTGATAAAGAGATTGTTCCAGGGCATGTAAGTGTATCCAGTTATGGGAATTTGCCTGGGAAGCCCTTTTTATAGGACTTCCTATTTTTTTGCGCGCCATAGGCGCGTAAAGTTTTCTCCTACTCCGTTTGCGTCTAAATTGCTATTGCCTTATAAAACGAATTAACAATTTTATTTTCGGTCTGTATATTTCATGAGTTTCTTATTTTTATAATGCCTTTGTTTGTTTTTTCTTTTTTGTCTCGAATTCTAGCATAAAATTATTAATTTGTATACTTTGTTCGAACGGATACCCCAGTATTAATATAGGGTGGTCCTGTGTCAAACCCCTTTAAAGCTGCTATGGTTTGTGCCATTCCAAGATATCCCATGGTGTATGGATTTTGTACCATAACCGCTTTTAAGCTTCCATTCTCAATCAATTTCTCAGTTTCAGGTGGAAAATCAAATCCTATTCCAACTATTGGAATGCTACTTTTACTGATTGCATACCCAACACCGATCGTTGTATCCTCATTGGTACCATATATTCCAACTAAATCCGGGTTATTAGCAATATAACTATCTGCTATTATTAATGCACTTGCTGTGTTAGGACCAAATTGAGTATTAAGCAGTTTGAAATTTCTATTAGTAGCTAATACACTACGAAAACCATTAACTCTATCTCTGGTATTTGTACTCATTATGGAATCGCTAACAATTCCTATTGTGCCTTGTCTATATCCGGCGGCTGCCAATTCAATAATCATATTTTCACCAGCAGTAACACCAGCGATGTAATCATTCGTTGCTAGTGTTACAATGCCTTTCTCAGTGGAAGGAGTATCTAGATATATAATTTTTACACCTAAGGATTTTGCATATTCTATTGCACTGGATACTCCTACAGGATCGAGAGCAGCTATTAGCATAGCATCTGCACCGTTGTTTGCGGCATTCGTTATTATTTCTATTTGCTTATTTACAGATCTTTCCTGAGGAGCATCCCAAATAAAACTAGCACCTACTAAGCTAGCCATATCATTGATTCCTTGATTAATGATAAACCAGAAATTACTGATTTTGTCCTTGGATATATAGTAGATATTGTAATCCTCTAAGTTAGATAGTCTTATAAGCATATTTGTATATTTATTTCTTATATGCATAATTAACCTCTTTTAAAAAGTAAAAAATATAGAGTATTTTATTAAATATATTCGTTAATAGCTAATCTATTCCCAATCATAATTGTTAACTCATTGTGTGAGACCGTGCGTGCGATTCTTTAGCATCTTTTCCTCCATCCACGGATAAATTGTTATGAGGCTAATAAAGTTTGCGGAGATTTTACTATAATATGTAGAATTCAAAACTCATATCTTTTAAGATTTGTAAGAACTGGTGAAACGAACCTGGGGTGATTTTGTAACGGATGCATTTCGGGATGCAACAGGTGCAGATATTGTCATTACCAATGGTGGTGGCAATATAAATGCCA from Anaerocolumna sp. AGMB13020 encodes the following:
- a CDS encoding substrate-binding domain-containing protein; its protein translation is MHIRNKYTNMLIRLSNLEDYNIYYISKDKISNFWFIINQGINDMASLVGASFIWDAPQERSVNKQIEIITNAANNGADAMLIAALDPVGVSSAIEYAKSLGVKIIYLDTPSTEKGIVTLATNDYIAGVTAGENMIIELAAAGYRQGTIGIVSDSIMSTNTRDRVNGFRSVLATNRNFKLLNTQFGPNTASALIIADSYIANNPDLVGIYGTNEDTTIGVGYAISKSSIPIVGIGFDFPPETEKLIENGSLKAVMVQNPYTMGYLGMAQTIAALKGFDTGPPYINTGVSVRTKYTN
- a CDS encoding 5'-nucleotidase C-terminal domain-containing protein, with product MKRTWGDFVTDAFRDATGADIVITNGGGNINAINQSGNNIFLV